The proteins below are encoded in one region of Strix aluco isolate bStrAlu1 chromosome 8, bStrAlu1.hap1, whole genome shotgun sequence:
- the DYNLT4 gene encoding dynein light chain Tctex-type 4: MAEQPSPEMALPAQVMAVDNTEAPLLRATRRGSQPPGPARGTEEGKPPLLLSRRSSILSTLPAPLASRRSSLGAAPGARRPSIGCPWMLHSHVSFSGLPLFQPVLKTRLQNTYRMRPDKGCKFNAGRVQQVLEGALASALGTTVYSPQGSALLAQSLVELLQSQAKEVVPPRYKLVCNVLLGQQGQQSLLVASRALWDPESDSFASATFSNASLFAVATVHGVYFE, encoded by the coding sequence TGGCCCTGCCAGCCCAGGTGATGGCTGTGGACAACACCGAAGCCCCTCTGCTCCGGGCCACGCGCCGTGGGTCCCAGCCCCCAGGCCCGGCCCGAGGCACTGAGGAAGGCAAACCACCTCTCCTGCTCTCCCGCCGAAGCTCCATCCTCAgcaccctcccagcacccctggcCAGCCGCCGCAGCTCGCTTGGGGCAGCCCCAGGGGCCAGGCGCCCCTCCATTGGATGCCCCTGGATGCTCCACAGCCACGTGAGTTTCTCGGGGCTCCCCCTTTTCCAGCCTGTCCTCAAGACCCGCCTTCAAAACACTTACAGGATGCGGCCAGACAAAGGCTGCAAGTTCAACGCCGGGCGGGTGCAGCAGGTGCTGGAAGGGGCCCTGGCCAGTGCCCTGGGAACCACAGTCTACAGCCCCCAGGGCAGTGCCCTGCTAGCCCAGAGCCTggtggagctgctgcagagccaggcaaAGGAGGTGGTGCCACCCCGCTACAAGCTGGTCTGCAAcgtgctgctggggcagcagggccagcagaGCCTGCTGGTGGCCAGCCGGGCACTGTGGGACCCTGAGAGTGACAGCTTTGCCTCTGCCACCTTCTCCAATGCCTCCCTCTTTGCTGTGGCCACAGTGCATGGGGTCTACTTTGAGTAG